The following coding sequences lie in one Streptomyces albofaciens JCM 4342 genomic window:
- a CDS encoding alpha-hydroxy acid oxidase, with product MIPTLADLHEQARERLDPRVYDYFAGGAGGETALRENEAAFRGLALLPRVLRGAATRDLSVTLCGDRLSLPVLVSPTAFHRLAHPEGELATARATAAAGTVLVTGMAATVPVAEVTAAARAVRDDAPVWFQLYLQPEPEVTLALVRRAERAGCSALVVTVDSPVFGRRERDARHGFDDLPDGLAAENMRGLPGAPDGRPRDIAMSPGLSWDDLRRLRSQTRLPVLLKGVLHPSDARIAVAEGVDGLLVSNHGGRQLDAAPASIEALPAVAAAVAGRVPVLLDGGVRRGSDAAVALALGASAVGVGRPVLWGLAADGEKGVRHVLELLRAEFDHVLALCGGGSPADLGPDLVVARGSAHTVRNGEDT from the coding sequence GTGATCCCCACCCTCGCCGACCTGCACGAACAGGCGCGGGAACGGCTGGACCCCCGGGTGTACGACTACTTCGCCGGCGGCGCCGGAGGGGAGACGGCCCTGCGCGAGAACGAGGCGGCGTTCCGCGGGCTCGCCCTGCTGCCGCGCGTCCTGCGCGGGGCCGCCACCCGCGACCTGTCCGTGACGCTGTGCGGCGACCGCCTGTCCCTGCCCGTCCTCGTCTCGCCCACCGCCTTCCACCGCCTCGCCCACCCGGAGGGCGAACTCGCCACCGCCCGCGCGACGGCGGCGGCCGGCACGGTTCTGGTCACCGGCATGGCGGCGACCGTGCCGGTGGCCGAGGTCACCGCCGCCGCCCGCGCGGTACGGGACGACGCGCCCGTGTGGTTCCAGCTCTACCTGCAACCCGAACCGGAGGTCACGCTCGCGCTGGTGCGCCGGGCGGAGCGGGCCGGGTGCTCGGCGCTGGTCGTCACCGTCGACTCGCCGGTGTTCGGCCGCCGAGAGCGGGACGCCCGGCACGGCTTCGACGACCTGCCCGACGGCCTGGCCGCCGAGAACATGCGCGGCCTGCCCGGCGCCCCGGACGGCCGCCCCCGCGACATCGCCATGTCGCCGGGGCTCTCCTGGGACGACCTGCGCCGGCTGCGGTCACAGACCCGGCTGCCGGTGCTGCTCAAGGGCGTCCTGCACCCCTCGGACGCCCGCATCGCCGTCGCCGAGGGCGTGGACGGCCTGCTGGTCTCCAACCACGGCGGCCGCCAGCTCGACGCGGCACCGGCGAGCATCGAGGCGCTGCCCGCCGTCGCCGCGGCCGTCGCGGGCCGGGTGCCGGTGCTGCTGGACGGCGGCGTACGGCGGGGCTCCGACGCCGCCGTGGCCCTCGCCCTGGGCGCGTCGGCCGTCGGCGTCGGGCGCCCGGTGCTGTGGGGGCTGGCGGCGGACGGCGAGAAGGGCGTCCGGCACGTCCTGGAACTGCTGCGCGCCGAGTTCGACCACGTACTGGCGCTGTGCGGCGGTGGCAGCCCGGCCGACCTGGGGCCGGACCTCGTGGTCGCCCGGGGGAGCGCGCACACCGTACGGAACGGGGAGGACACATGA
- a CDS encoding cytidine deaminase codes for MSEAAPLDPEDRKIITLARSARARNGVPEGAAVRDETGRTYVAGTVTLESLQLSALRTAVAMAVASGAQSLEAAAVVTEAEAAAAEDLAAVRDLGGAGTPVLVAGPDGTLRATVEAG; via the coding sequence ATGAGCGAAGCCGCACCGCTGGACCCGGAAGACCGCAAGATCATTACGCTGGCCCGTTCCGCGCGGGCCCGCAACGGCGTGCCGGAAGGCGCCGCCGTCCGCGACGAGACCGGGCGCACGTATGTCGCCGGTACCGTCACCCTGGAGTCGTTGCAGCTCAGCGCGTTGCGTACGGCGGTCGCCATGGCCGTCGCGAGCGGTGCGCAGTCGCTGGAGGCCGCCGCCGTGGTCACCGAGGCGGAGGCGGCCGCGGCCGAGGACCTCGCGGCCGTACGGGACCTGGGCGGCGCCGGAACGCCGGTGCTGGTCGCCGGTCCGGACGGCACGCTGCGGGCCACGGTCGAGGCGGGCTGA
- a CDS encoding cytochrome P450, whose protein sequence is MSRPRTTGPLRTTNRLRTTSPFRTAKLLAAAAGVLSVPYWLPRSVVAARVALFARINGDEGIAFPSAAVPADRFEEIYSHPAANGRSRGAALSDLFWYWLAPGPEVHQEHLEDGPRYDEVARTTLAVLAGPSRDLSAAVARRTAAVLDELVTGRAEFVRLRDLMMPVWAEFFHGLVFREPCPPYVRRLIVDNAEDVVNSLKCTRLRHPARRARLTRHLRRRITAGQVPPHHLPGSLTPDEQAYYLQGTFFNTAVVQMSEAMAHLLLVLAQHPEAQHRLAAAPDDDRYFSNVLNETLRLYPLFGVAHRISTDDIPLGPDTAIPAGSVLCFNYPDYHATGYTDPDVFDPGRWDRLVAKQQHHIPFGVAANRPCPAWRLAPLAMHAATREVLRRFTLHSTVAHTRSIPHRAPCLLVRRGRPLPPHRLLAARAFLRVRDRWEDVWRSCVQLVLGTWMVLDARRLRPAERYFATHDTQGVPLPGTAPAPARCPYPHP, encoded by the coding sequence ATGAGCCGCCCCCGAACCACCGGACCCTTGCGCACCACCAACCGCCTCCGCACCACCAGCCCCTTCCGCACCGCCAAGCTGCTGGCCGCCGCGGCCGGCGTCCTGTCCGTCCCCTACTGGCTGCCGCGCTCCGTCGTCGCCGCCCGCGTCGCGCTCTTCGCGCGGATCAACGGCGACGAGGGCATCGCCTTCCCGAGCGCCGCCGTCCCCGCCGACCGCTTCGAGGAGATCTACTCCCACCCGGCCGCCAACGGCCGCAGCCGGGGCGCCGCCCTCTCGGACCTCTTCTGGTACTGGCTCGCGCCCGGCCCCGAGGTGCACCAGGAGCACCTGGAGGACGGCCCGCGCTACGACGAGGTCGCCCGTACCACCCTCGCCGTGCTGGCCGGGCCCAGCCGGGACCTGTCCGCCGCCGTGGCCCGCCGTACCGCCGCCGTGCTCGACGAACTGGTCACCGGCCGGGCCGAGTTCGTGCGGCTGCGCGACCTGATGATGCCGGTGTGGGCGGAGTTCTTCCACGGGCTCGTCTTCCGCGAACCGTGTCCGCCGTACGTCCGGCGCCTGATCGTGGACAACGCCGAGGACGTGGTCAACTCCCTGAAGTGCACCCGGCTCCGCCACCCGGCCCGCCGCGCCCGCCTCACCCGCCACCTGCGGCGGCGCATCACCGCCGGGCAGGTGCCGCCGCACCACCTGCCGGGCTCGCTCACGCCCGACGAGCAGGCGTACTACCTCCAGGGCACCTTCTTCAACACGGCCGTCGTGCAGATGTCCGAGGCCATGGCCCACCTGCTGCTCGTCCTCGCCCAGCACCCGGAGGCGCAGCACCGCCTGGCCGCCGCGCCGGACGACGACCGCTACTTCTCCAACGTCCTCAACGAGACGCTGCGGCTCTACCCGCTCTTCGGCGTCGCCCACCGCATCAGCACGGACGACATCCCGCTCGGCCCGGACACCGCCATTCCCGCCGGCTCCGTACTGTGCTTCAACTATCCCGACTACCACGCCACCGGCTACACCGACCCGGACGTCTTCGACCCCGGACGCTGGGACCGTCTGGTGGCCAAGCAGCAGCACCACATCCCATTCGGCGTCGCCGCCAACCGGCCCTGCCCGGCCTGGCGGCTCGCCCCGCTGGCCATGCACGCCGCGACCCGTGAGGTACTGCGCCGCTTCACCCTCCACTCCACCGTCGCCCACACCCGTTCCATCCCGCACCGCGCCCCCTGTCTGCTGGTCCGGCGCGGCCGCCCGCTGCCGCCGCACCGGCTGCTCGCCGCCCGGGCCTTCCTGAGGGTGCGCGACCGGTGGGAGGACGTGTGGCGCAGCTGCGTCCAGCTCGTCCTCGGTACGTGGATGGTGCTCGACGCCCGCCGCCTGCGCCCGGCCGAGCGCTATTTCGCCACCCACGACACGCAGGGCGTCCCGCTGCCGGGCACCGCCCCCGCCCCGGCGCGCTGCCCCTACCCGCACCCCTGA
- a CDS encoding class I adenylate-forming enzyme family protein, with protein MNQPAESPLPRGHVFPQALVDAFRRQPDTAAFEHRGRAVPRREVLDRAARCVRGLRAAGVGPGSSVAVAAGVTPEAFALHLAVLLLGARLTGLRPGLPPRHLAQILADGIDILVHDEPSGTPELLTAAGGLARLRLEKDLLSTAAAAAPDDLVPRGRPDDIALITLTSGSTGQPKRCAHTYRSLSTSWSWQPARWTARTSALAAAYARFLLFGTLTSAVIFEHLGLCLLGGGTAVIPDPPPSFPEVFARHRVTACLLTVPRLHHILDTLRTEPVDTSSLRALLVAGSPLAPHRLAEAADRLGPVVHQGYGQTETGMLTLLTPDDLAHGPRSVYGSVGRPLDGVEIDVRDPDGGPPPADGTAGEIWVRTAGALAGYWRDEAETRAVLRDGWVRTRDLGRLDEHGFLRLTGRTREVIIINAVLHYAGAIEQALARHPDVDQAYVVGAPDERTGEAAHAFVVPTAERHPDPAALRAHVAAELGAASVPATITVIEEVPVAGSGKPDKRALLGLVGDKGAVGGADRSG; from the coding sequence ATGAATCAGCCAGCCGAAAGCCCTTTGCCCCGCGGCCACGTCTTCCCGCAGGCCCTCGTCGACGCCTTCCGCCGGCAGCCGGACACGGCGGCCTTCGAACACCGGGGACGCGCCGTCCCCCGCCGTGAGGTCCTGGACCGGGCCGCCCGTTGCGTACGCGGACTGCGCGCCGCGGGCGTCGGCCCGGGGTCGTCCGTCGCGGTGGCCGCCGGCGTCACCCCCGAGGCGTTCGCCCTGCACCTGGCGGTACTTCTGCTGGGCGCCCGGCTGACCGGCCTGCGCCCCGGGCTGCCGCCGCGGCACCTCGCACAGATCCTCGCCGACGGCATCGACATCCTGGTGCACGACGAGCCGTCGGGCACCCCGGAACTCCTCACCGCGGCCGGTGGCCTCGCCCGACTCCGCCTGGAAAAAGACCTGTTGAGCACGGCGGCAGCCGCCGCACCGGACGACCTCGTACCCCGCGGCCGCCCGGACGACATCGCCCTGATCACCCTGACCAGCGGCAGCACCGGGCAGCCCAAACGGTGCGCGCACACCTACCGCAGCCTGAGCACGAGCTGGTCGTGGCAGCCCGCCCGCTGGACCGCGCGGACCTCCGCCCTCGCCGCGGCCTACGCGCGCTTCCTGCTCTTCGGCACCCTCACCAGCGCGGTGATCTTCGAGCATCTGGGGCTGTGCCTGCTCGGCGGCGGCACCGCCGTCATCCCCGACCCGCCGCCGTCCTTCCCCGAGGTCTTCGCGCGGCACCGCGTCACCGCCTGCCTGCTGACCGTCCCCCGGCTCCATCACATCCTCGACACCCTGCGGACCGAGCCCGTGGACACCAGCAGCCTGCGCGCCCTCCTCGTGGCCGGATCACCCCTGGCGCCGCACCGGCTCGCCGAGGCCGCCGACCGGCTCGGCCCGGTCGTGCACCAGGGGTACGGGCAGACCGAGACCGGCATGCTGACCCTGCTCACCCCCGACGACCTCGCCCACGGGCCCCGGTCGGTGTACGGCTCGGTGGGGCGGCCCCTGGACGGGGTGGAGATCGACGTACGGGACCCGGACGGCGGCCCGCCGCCGGCCGACGGCACGGCCGGGGAGATCTGGGTCCGTACCGCCGGGGCGCTGGCCGGCTACTGGCGGGACGAGGCGGAGACCCGCGCCGTACTGCGGGACGGCTGGGTGCGCACCCGCGACCTCGGCCGCCTCGACGAGCACGGCTTCCTGCGGCTCACCGGGCGCACCCGCGAGGTGATCATCATCAACGCCGTGCTGCACTACGCGGGCGCCATCGAGCAGGCACTGGCCCGGCACCCGGATGTGGACCAGGCGTACGTCGTGGGCGCGCCGGACGAGCGGACCGGCGAGGCCGCCCACGCGTTCGTCGTACCGACGGCGGAACGACACCCCGACCCGGCGGCGCTCCGCGCGCACGTCGCCGCGGAGCTGGGCGCCGCGAGCGTGCCCGCCACGATCACCGTCATCGAGGAGGTGCCGGTCGCGGGGAGCGGCAAGCCGGACAAGCGGGCGTTGCTGGGGCTGGTGGGGGACAAGGGTGCGGTCGGGGGTGCGGACCGCTCCGGGTGA
- a CDS encoding cation:proton antiporter has product MSTTELGPVFFLAVVVILLVCRLVGRALRALGQPPVVGEMVAGVVLGPSVLGLLAPGVEAALFPPELRPALYVAGQIGLVVFMFQTGYEFRTAGIRRVAKPATMISSAGILVPFALGVGLTYAVHDSVDVFPEDVAVGVSALFVGVTLAITAFPMLARIITERGLTGTRFGSLSLASGAVDDALAWVLLAGVLSMAGSGTGPLLIALLGSVGLVVVLALLARSGTRLAGLTHRRAPDELLLVTVVLLFLAAWYTDRIGLYAVFGAFSLGAVFPRSEAVDRAIEALGPISRIVFLPLFFTYSGLNTDFALLASPGLLLFTVACVALAVLGKLGACWLAARAAGEEGAVALRIGTLMNARGLMQLIAINIGLAAGIVTPSLFAVLVVVALVTTVMATPLLTLWDRIDARRAVGRPRAERVGAAP; this is encoded by the coding sequence ATGTCCACCACCGAGTTGGGGCCGGTGTTCTTCCTGGCCGTCGTCGTCATCCTGCTCGTCTGCCGGCTGGTCGGCCGTGCCCTGCGCGCGCTGGGCCAGCCGCCCGTGGTGGGCGAGATGGTCGCCGGCGTGGTCCTCGGGCCGTCCGTGCTGGGCCTGCTGGCGCCCGGCGTGGAGGCGGCCCTCTTCCCGCCGGAGCTGCGGCCCGCGCTGTATGTCGCCGGGCAGATCGGCCTGGTCGTCTTCATGTTCCAGACCGGCTACGAGTTCCGTACGGCCGGCATCCGGAGGGTGGCGAAACCGGCCACGATGATCTCCTCGGCCGGCATCCTCGTACCGTTCGCGCTGGGCGTGGGGCTGACCTACGCCGTCCACGACAGTGTCGACGTCTTCCCCGAGGACGTGGCCGTCGGCGTCTCGGCCCTCTTCGTCGGTGTGACCCTCGCCATCACCGCGTTCCCCATGCTGGCCCGCATCATCACCGAGCGCGGCCTGACCGGCACCCGCTTCGGCTCGCTGTCCCTGGCGTCCGGCGCGGTCGACGACGCGCTGGCGTGGGTGCTGCTCGCCGGAGTGCTGAGCATGGCCGGCAGCGGCACCGGGCCGCTGCTCATCGCCCTCCTCGGGAGCGTCGGCCTGGTGGTCGTCCTCGCGCTGCTCGCCCGCTCCGGGACCCGGCTGGCGGGCCTCACCCACCGCCGGGCCCCCGACGAGCTGCTGCTGGTCACCGTCGTCCTGCTCTTCCTCGCCGCCTGGTACACCGACCGCATCGGCCTGTACGCGGTCTTCGGCGCGTTCAGCCTGGGCGCGGTCTTCCCGCGTTCCGAGGCGGTGGACCGCGCGATCGAGGCGCTCGGGCCGATCAGCCGGATCGTCTTCCTGCCGCTGTTCTTCACCTACTCCGGCCTGAACACCGACTTCGCGCTGCTGGCCTCGCCCGGCCTGCTGCTGTTCACCGTGGCCTGCGTCGCCCTGGCCGTCCTCGGCAAGCTGGGCGCCTGCTGGCTGGCGGCCCGGGCGGCGGGGGAGGAGGGCGCGGTCGCGCTGCGCATCGGGACGCTGATGAACGCGCGGGGCCTGATGCAGCTCATCGCGATCAACATCGGCCTGGCGGCCGGCATCGTGACGCCGTCGCTGTTCGCGGTGCTGGTCGTGGTGGCGCTGGTGACGACGGTGATGGCGACCCCGCTGCTCACCCTGTGGGACCGCATCGACGCGCGCCGGGCGGTCGGCCGCCCGCGGGCGGAGCGGGTCGGCGCCGCGCCCTGA
- a CDS encoding NAD(P)-binding domain-containing protein: protein MSHEEATDYLVVGAGPAGLQAGYFLQQAGRSYLIVEAGAAPGTFFTRFPRHRTLISINKVHTGWDDPELNMRTDWNSLLSDEHTPLFTARTPRYFPAADEMVGYLADFAATHRLRVRYDTRVTEISRPADGAAGEPADDPEGGPEGGPEGSSAGGPSGPGDFLVRAADGTVFRARRLIVATGVTRPYVPAIEGVETVERYDEVDVDPAAFTGQRVLIIGRGNSAFETADNLIETAAVIHVAGPGSLKLAWQTHFVGHLRAVNNNFLDTYQLKLQNAVLDGDIRRIRLQPDGSYRVSVSFSRVQEVVKDIVYDRVILATGFRFDPSIFAPECRPELAVNDRFPAQTDAWESTNVPGLHFAGTITQVRDFKKSTSGFIHGFRYGVRALHRILEARHHGRPWPARTLPATAGAVTDAAIARVNRSSALFQMFGFLADVVLVGRDGTARYCEEVPVDHLHTAVADGGFGDIGQYFTVTLEYGEGHDKVNPFDITAGRNSQQDTTGLDGRYLHPVVRAFDGAAPGKATAEHHITENLENEWDSEEVHRAPLRSFLRARLTAPAAAARP, encoded by the coding sequence GTGAGCCACGAAGAAGCGACGGACTATCTGGTGGTCGGTGCGGGCCCCGCCGGATTACAGGCCGGATATTTTCTGCAACAGGCCGGACGCAGTTATCTCATCGTGGAGGCCGGCGCGGCCCCCGGCACGTTCTTCACCCGATTTCCCCGGCACCGTACGCTCATCTCCATCAACAAGGTGCACACCGGGTGGGACGACCCCGAGCTGAACATGCGCACCGACTGGAACTCCCTGCTCTCCGACGAGCACACCCCGCTGTTCACCGCCCGCACCCCGCGCTATTTCCCCGCCGCCGACGAGATGGTCGGCTATCTCGCCGACTTCGCCGCCACCCACCGGCTCCGCGTCCGCTACGACACCCGTGTCACCGAGATCTCCCGGCCGGCCGACGGGGCGGCCGGTGAGCCTGCCGACGATCCGGAAGGCGGCCCGGAAGGCGGCCCGGAAGGCAGCTCGGCCGGCGGCCCGTCCGGACCCGGCGACTTCCTGGTCCGCGCCGCGGACGGCACCGTGTTCCGCGCCCGGCGGCTCATCGTGGCGACCGGTGTGACCCGCCCGTACGTGCCCGCCATCGAAGGCGTCGAGACGGTCGAGCGCTACGACGAGGTGGACGTGGACCCGGCCGCCTTCACCGGGCAGCGAGTGCTGATCATCGGGCGCGGCAACTCCGCGTTCGAAACCGCGGACAACCTCATCGAGACCGCCGCCGTCATCCACGTCGCCGGCCCCGGCTCACTGAAGCTCGCCTGGCAGACCCATTTCGTCGGACACCTGCGGGCCGTCAACAACAACTTCCTCGACACCTATCAGCTGAAATTGCAGAACGCGGTACTGGACGGCGACATCCGGCGTATCCGGCTGCAACCGGACGGCAGCTACCGGGTCTCCGTCTCCTTTTCCCGGGTCCAGGAAGTCGTCAAGGACATCGTGTACGACCGGGTCATCCTCGCCACCGGGTTCCGCTTCGACCCGTCGATATTCGCTCCGGAATGCCGCCCCGAACTGGCCGTCAACGACAGGTTCCCGGCGCAGACCGACGCCTGGGAATCCACGAACGTACCCGGACTGCACTTCGCCGGCACCATCACCCAGGTACGCGATTTCAAGAAATCCACCAGTGGTTTCATCCACGGCTTCCGGTACGGCGTACGGGCCCTGCACCGCATCCTCGAAGCCCGCCACCACGGCCGCCCCTGGCCCGCCCGCACCCTGCCCGCCACCGCCGGGGCGGTCACCGACGCCGCGATCGCCCGCGTCAACCGCAGCTCGGCGCTCTTCCAGATGTTCGGCTTCCTCGCCGACGTGGTGCTCGTCGGCCGGGACGGCACGGCCCGCTACTGCGAAGAGGTCCCGGTCGACCATCTGCACACCGCCGTCGCGGACGGCGGCTTCGGCGACATCGGCCAGTACTTCACCGTCACCCTCGAATACGGCGAGGGCCACGACAAGGTGAACCCGTTCGACATCACCGCGGGCCGCAACTCCCAGCAGGACACCACCGGCCTGGACGGCCGCTATCTGCACCCGGTGGTCCGCGCCTTCGACGGCGCGGCCCCCGGCAAGGCGACCGCCGAACACCACATCACCGAGAACCTCGAAAACGAGTGGGACAGCGAGGAGGTCCACCGCGCACCCCTGCGGAGCTTCCTGCGCGCCCGGCTCACCGCCCCGGCCGCGGCGGCCCGGCCGTGA
- a CDS encoding helix-turn-helix transcriptional regulator: MQTTGESGGATSRRRRELRDFLMSRRARVSPADAGLPDGGRRRTPGLRREEVAVLAGVGASWYQWLEQGRDITVSPQVLDSVARVLRLSDTERRHLYVLAGLNPPLRQDPDPAVSEMSEGLQRLIDAWMPFPAHILDPYWNCVAYNEAARLVLNYGQEGSRSNCLISYFTDPVYRARAASWERNAPTIVAQYRAAWSERPGDEGYEEVVGEVSAASAEFAELWARGDVQDGGQVHKELEHPLVGTLLFESTQLRVPARPDLTIVLHNPRRTAEADTAAKLEWLTSPEGRRGRMYSVAG, encoded by the coding sequence ATGCAGACGACAGGGGAGTCCGGCGGCGCCACATCGCGCCGCCGCCGGGAACTGCGCGACTTCCTGATGAGCCGCCGGGCCCGGGTCAGCCCGGCCGACGCGGGCCTGCCCGACGGCGGCCGGCGCCGCACACCGGGACTGCGCCGCGAGGAGGTCGCGGTGCTCGCCGGGGTCGGCGCGTCCTGGTACCAATGGCTGGAACAGGGGCGGGACATCACCGTCTCGCCGCAAGTGCTGGACTCCGTGGCGCGGGTGCTCCGGCTGAGCGACACCGAGCGGCGGCACCTGTACGTACTGGCGGGGCTCAATCCACCGCTGCGGCAGGACCCGGACCCCGCGGTGTCGGAGATGAGCGAGGGGTTGCAACGGCTGATCGACGCGTGGATGCCGTTCCCGGCCCACATCCTGGACCCGTACTGGAACTGCGTCGCCTACAACGAGGCGGCCCGGCTGGTCCTCAACTACGGCCAGGAAGGCTCCCGTTCCAACTGCCTGATCTCCTACTTCACCGATCCGGTCTACCGGGCCCGCGCCGCCAGCTGGGAGCGGAACGCGCCGACGATCGTGGCGCAGTACCGGGCGGCGTGGTCGGAGCGGCCCGGTGACGAGGGGTACGAGGAGGTCGTGGGGGAGGTGTCCGCGGCCAGCGCGGAGTTCGCGGAGCTGTGGGCGCGCGGGGACGTGCAGGACGGCGGGCAGGTCCACAAGGAACTGGAGCACCCGCTCGTCGGCACGCTGCTGTTCGAGTCCACCCAGCTGCGGGTGCCGGCCCGCCCGGACCTGACCATCGTGCTGCACAACCCGCGCCGGACGGCGGAGGCGGACACGGCGGCGAAGCTGGAGTGGCTCACCTCGCCGGAAGGCCGCCGGGGCCGCATGTATTCGGTGGCGGGCTGA
- a CDS encoding MFS transporter, with protein MSGAGAAETPGALADPAARVGRGWTAALALANGAVWAGWYGPIQVLLALQAAELAPPGTSKESVLAWVTGLGAAVSLVANPLFGALSDRTASRFGRRTPWIAAGVLGGAAALCLLAAARSVAAMAAGWCLVQLALNAAFAAVTAAVPDRVPHAQRGTVGGWLGAAQFLGVVAGTGLASAAGGIAAGYVACAVFTVLATLPYVLRYRDLRIGRGDRPPFAWRAFLAGFWISPRRHPDLAWAWLTRFLVNLGNAIALLYLLYYLRDALHRPHPEDGVLVLTAVNGVLLLATVVVGGVWSDRTGRRKPFVLWSGVIMAVATALLAGWQTWPGALVAAALLGVGFGVFTSVDFALLTDVLPAAADRGKDLGIVNIANSLPQVAAPALAAPVVTYLGGYPVLYLLAAGTGLAGALLVRRIRGVE; from the coding sequence GTGAGCGGGGCGGGGGCCGCGGAGACGCCCGGGGCCCTCGCCGACCCGGCCGCGCGGGTGGGCCGCGGCTGGACCGCCGCGCTGGCGCTGGCGAACGGGGCGGTCTGGGCCGGCTGGTACGGCCCGATCCAGGTCCTGCTGGCCCTCCAGGCGGCCGAGCTGGCGCCGCCCGGCACGTCGAAGGAGTCGGTGCTGGCCTGGGTCACCGGCCTGGGCGCCGCCGTCTCCCTGGTCGCCAACCCGCTCTTCGGCGCGCTGTCGGACCGTACGGCATCTCGCTTCGGGCGCCGTACGCCGTGGATCGCGGCCGGTGTCCTCGGCGGCGCGGCGGCGCTGTGCCTGCTGGCGGCGGCCCGGAGCGTGGCCGCCATGGCGGCCGGGTGGTGCCTGGTGCAGCTGGCCCTCAACGCCGCGTTCGCCGCGGTGACCGCGGCCGTGCCGGACCGCGTGCCGCACGCCCAGCGCGGCACGGTCGGCGGCTGGCTGGGCGCGGCGCAGTTCCTGGGGGTGGTGGCCGGTACGGGGCTGGCGTCCGCCGCCGGCGGCATCGCGGCGGGGTACGTGGCGTGCGCCGTCTTCACGGTGCTGGCCACGCTGCCGTACGTACTGCGCTACCGGGACCTGCGGATCGGGCGCGGCGACCGGCCGCCGTTCGCCTGGCGGGCCTTCCTCGCCGGGTTCTGGATCAGCCCGCGCCGCCACCCCGACCTGGCCTGGGCCTGGCTGACCCGCTTCCTGGTCAACCTCGGCAACGCGATCGCCCTGCTCTACCTGCTGTACTACCTGCGCGACGCGCTGCACCGGCCGCACCCCGAGGACGGCGTGCTGGTGCTGACCGCCGTCAACGGTGTGCTGCTGCTCGCCACGGTCGTCGTCGGCGGGGTCTGGTCGGACCGTACGGGACGGCGCAAACCGTTCGTCCTGTGGTCCGGTGTGATCATGGCGGTGGCGACCGCGCTGCTCGCCGGGTGGCAGACCTGGCCCGGCGCACTGGTCGCCGCCGCGCTGCTGGGCGTCGGCTTCGGCGTCTTCACGTCGGTGGACTTCGCGCTGCTGACGGATGTGCTGCCGGCCGCCGCGGACCGGGGCAAGGACCTCGGCATCGTCAACATCGCCAACTCGCTGCCGCAGGTGGCCGCCCCCGCGCTGGCCGCGCCGGTCGTGACGTACCTGGGCGGCTACCCGGTGCTGTACCTGCTCGCGGCGGGCACCGGGCTGGCGGGGGCGCTGCTGGTGCGGCGGATCCGCGGGGTGGAGTGA
- the era gene encoding GTPase Era, which translates to MGAMSVPTESSAPHRAGFACFVGRPNAGKSTLTNALVGTKVAITSNRPQTTRHTVRGIVHRPDAQLVLVDTPGLHKPRTLLGERLNDVVRTTWAEVDVIGFCLPADQKLGPGDRFIAGELAGIKKTPKIAVVTKTDLVDSKQLAEQLLAVDQLGRELGIEWAEIIPVSAVGDKQVQLVADLLVPMLPESPPLYPEGDLTDEPEQVMVAELIREAALEGVRDELPHSIAVVVEEMLPREDRPADKPLLDIHANVYIERPSQKGIIIGPKGRRLKEVGVKSRKHIEALLGTPVFLDLHVKVAKDWQRDPKQLRKLGF; encoded by the coding sequence ATGGGCGCCATGAGCGTTCCCACAGAGTCCTCCGCACCGCACCGCGCCGGCTTCGCCTGCTTCGTCGGCCGCCCGAACGCGGGCAAGTCGACCCTGACGAACGCTCTGGTCGGCACGAAGGTGGCCATCACCTCCAACCGCCCGCAGACCACCCGGCACACCGTGCGCGGCATCGTGCACCGCCCGGACGCCCAGCTCGTCCTGGTCGACACCCCGGGCCTGCACAAGCCGCGCACCCTGCTCGGCGAGCGGCTCAACGACGTCGTACGGACCACCTGGGCCGAGGTCGACGTGATCGGCTTCTGCCTGCCCGCCGACCAGAAGCTGGGCCCCGGCGACCGCTTCATCGCGGGCGAGCTGGCCGGGATCAAGAAGACCCCGAAGATCGCCGTCGTCACCAAGACCGACCTGGTCGACTCCAAGCAGCTCGCCGAGCAGCTGCTCGCCGTCGACCAGCTCGGCCGGGAGCTGGGCATCGAGTGGGCGGAGATCATTCCGGTCTCGGCCGTCGGCGACAAGCAAGTGCAGCTCGTCGCCGACCTGCTCGTCCCGATGCTCCCCGAGAGCCCTCCGCTCTACCCCGAGGGCGACCTCACCGACGAGCCCGAGCAGGTCATGGTCGCCGAGCTGATCCGCGAGGCGGCGCTCGAAGGCGTACGGGACGAGCTGCCGCACTCCATCGCCGTCGTCGTCGAGGAGATGCTGCCGCGCGAGGACCGCCCGGCCGACAAGCCGCTGCTGGACATCCACGCCAACGTCTACATCGAGCGGCCCAGCCAGAAGGGGATCATCATCGGCCCCAAGGGCAGGCGGCTGAAGGAGGTCGGCGTGAAGTCCCGCAAGCACATCGAGGCGCTGCTCGGCACGCCGGTCTTCCTCGACCTGCACGTGAAGGTCGCCAAGGACTGGCAGCGCGACCCGAAGCAGCTGCGCAAGCTCGGCTTCTGA